A part of Sinorhizobium chiapasense genomic DNA contains:
- a CDS encoding flagellin N-terminal helical domain-containing protein, translating to MTSIMTNSSAMAAIATLRSINSSMETTQDRISSGYRVGSASDNAAYWSIATTMRSDNKALSTVQDALGLGAAKTDVAYTAMKSSIDVVDEIKAKLVAASEPGVDKGKIQKEIKELQNQLVSIAKSASFSGENWVYNDNNNAAGTKSIVGSFNRDASGNVSLTQLQFDTTKSSLIEVDSAGAYVTNGSGLLSSDLEYTDTDGTTTVTLSYNLLEMDISSMTAGDLAGAISGVDAALQTMTDAASDLGALNSRVDMQKDFVADLMDSIEKGVGKLVDADMNEESTRLKALQTQQQLGIQSLSIANSNSQNILSLFR from the coding sequence ATGACCAGCATCATGACGAACTCTTCGGCAATGGCCGCAATCGCGACCCTGCGTTCGATCAATTCCTCGATGGAAACGACCCAGGACCGGATTTCCTCCGGCTATCGCGTTGGTTCGGCCTCTGACAACGCCGCTTATTGGTCGATCGCGACCACGATGCGTTCCGACAACAAGGCGCTTTCGACGGTTCAGGACGCTCTCGGCCTCGGCGCCGCCAAGACCGACGTCGCCTATACGGCGATGAAGTCCTCGATCGACGTCGTCGACGAAATCAAGGCGAAGCTCGTTGCCGCCAGCGAACCGGGTGTCGACAAGGGCAAGATCCAGAAGGAAATCAAGGAACTTCAGAACCAGCTCGTCAGCATTGCGAAGTCCGCTTCGTTCTCCGGCGAAAACTGGGTCTACAACGACAACAACAACGCTGCCGGCACCAAGTCGATCGTCGGTTCGTTCAACCGCGACGCCAGCGGCAATGTCAGCCTGACCCAACTGCAGTTCGACACGACGAAGAGCTCGCTCATCGAAGTCGACTCGGCTGGCGCCTATGTCACCAACGGTTCGGGCCTGCTTTCGAGCGACCTCGAATACACCGACACTGACGGCACGACGACGGTCACGCTGAGCTACAACCTGCTCGAGATGGACATCAGCAGCATGACGGCCGGCGACCTGGCCGGGGCGATCTCCGGTGTCGACGCTGCCTTGCAGACCATGACCGACGCTGCCTCCGATCTCGGTGCGCTCAACAGCCGCGTCGATATGCAGAAGGACTTCGTCGCCGATCTGATGGACTCGATCGAGAAGGGTGTCGGCAAGCTCGTCGATGCCGACATGAACGAGGAATCGACCCGCCTGAAAGCCCTGCAGACGCAGCAGCAACTCGGCATCCAGTCGCTGTCGATCGCCAACAGCAACTCGCAGAACATCCTGTCGCTGTTCCGCTAA
- a CDS encoding O-linked N-acetylglucosamine transferase, SPINDLY family protein: MSIESGPERQNAGRDPTYATEPQLNAHALFTNASRQYQKGQYTEALNQLNHLMNISREAKTFVLLAKVLLKLGFKTDAARAYQLAGEEKGSRSEHYLSEAMKLHFACGNEDEALSIGLPLLEKAKTDPDIAFIIASIFLRRDQKEILGLFKAPLSTSVNIQHQSLAFKLLTADIDDAQDRDAVVNLFRKNPKSTVLRAAYLVFAREANDYAEIEKYYPDVQKALDAGKYEILAAESPYYHVTWCGDERLNRWAGARSQPFASAIAEARRNMPHQWAKKIRIGYLSADFWDQHATMKLLQAVLELHDPEKFEVTLFCHTKESNLARDRGNRINWGRIIRIDDMSDAAAASVIRAEGIDVLVDLKGHTLDNRLKILNHQAAPVQVSWLGFPGTTTNIDVDYVIGDPYVLPEGSQEHYYEKFCRLPETYQPNDPFHRPRPYGIARKDLGLPDDAFVFASFNASRKISLQTINLWIEILRRTPGSILWLMCKRDAQANVLRKFQSSGIASNRIILCSKTAYAEHINRLPAADLGLDTYPYNGHTTTSEQLWAGLPVLTFKGTNFASRVSESLLNAIGLPQLVAAGAEAYVAEAVALYENREKIVEYRKALQENRFRMPLFDAERFCRHLERGYEMMVDRAKQKLPPDHIDVPALPPREGSFER, translated from the coding sequence ATGTCGATCGAATCAGGACCGGAGCGGCAGAATGCCGGCCGCGATCCGACCTATGCGACGGAGCCGCAATTGAACGCGCATGCCCTCTTCACGAACGCCTCCCGGCAATATCAGAAAGGCCAGTACACCGAGGCGCTCAACCAACTCAACCACCTGATGAACATCAGCAGGGAGGCCAAGACATTCGTCCTGCTGGCAAAGGTTCTCTTGAAACTTGGCTTCAAGACGGATGCGGCGCGCGCCTATCAATTGGCGGGAGAGGAAAAGGGTTCGCGTTCAGAGCACTATTTGAGCGAAGCGATGAAGCTGCATTTTGCGTGCGGCAACGAGGACGAGGCGCTCAGCATCGGTCTTCCCCTTCTCGAAAAGGCGAAGACCGACCCCGACATCGCGTTCATCATCGCATCCATTTTCTTGAGGCGGGACCAGAAGGAAATTCTCGGCCTGTTCAAGGCGCCGCTTTCGACGAGCGTAAACATCCAGCATCAGTCCCTCGCCTTCAAACTTCTGACGGCCGATATCGACGATGCGCAGGATCGCGATGCTGTCGTGAATCTCTTCCGGAAAAATCCGAAGAGCACGGTGTTGCGGGCGGCCTATCTCGTCTTTGCCCGTGAGGCCAACGACTACGCCGAGATCGAAAAATACTATCCGGACGTACAGAAAGCGCTGGATGCCGGAAAGTACGAGATTCTGGCCGCCGAGTCCCCCTACTATCACGTTACTTGGTGCGGCGATGAAAGGCTAAATCGGTGGGCTGGAGCGAGGAGCCAGCCCTTTGCTTCTGCAATTGCTGAGGCGCGGCGCAACATGCCGCATCAATGGGCGAAGAAGATCCGTATCGGCTATCTTTCGGCGGACTTCTGGGATCAGCACGCAACGATGAAGCTCCTGCAGGCGGTGCTGGAGCTGCACGATCCGGAAAAATTCGAGGTCACGCTCTTCTGTCACACGAAGGAGAGCAATCTGGCCCGTGACCGGGGCAATCGCATCAATTGGGGACGGATTATCCGCATCGACGATATGTCCGATGCGGCGGCGGCCAGTGTCATTCGTGCAGAAGGCATCGATGTCCTGGTCGACTTGAAGGGCCACACGCTCGACAACCGCCTGAAGATCCTTAACCATCAGGCCGCACCGGTTCAGGTCTCCTGGCTCGGGTTCCCCGGAACCACGACAAACATCGATGTCGATTATGTTATCGGCGACCCGTACGTGCTGCCTGAGGGAAGCCAAGAGCATTACTATGAAAAGTTCTGCCGGCTTCCGGAAACCTATCAGCCGAACGATCCCTTTCACCGCCCTCGCCCCTACGGCATCGCCCGCAAGGATCTCGGCCTTCCGGATGACGCGTTCGTCTTCGCATCGTTCAACGCCAGCAGAAAGATTTCTCTCCAGACCATCAATCTTTGGATCGAGATCCTGCGCAGAACGCCCGGCAGCATTCTGTGGCTCATGTGCAAGCGGGACGCGCAGGCCAACGTTCTGCGTAAGTTCCAGAGTAGCGGTATCGCCTCGAACCGCATTATCCTGTGCAGCAAGACGGCCTATGCAGAGCACATAAACCGACTGCCCGCCGCCGATCTCGGCCTCGACACCTACCCTTACAACGGCCACACGACCACGTCCGAACAGCTCTGGGCGGGCCTGCCGGTGCTCACGTTCAAGGGTACCAACTTCGCCTCGCGCGTGAGCGAAAGCCTGCTCAATGCGATCGGGCTGCCGCAGCTCGTGGCCGCGGGCGCCGAAGCCTACGTCGCCGAAGCGGTCGCCCTCTACGAGAACCGCGAAAAGATTGTTGAATACAGGAAGGCGCTACAGGAAAATCGCTTCCGCATGCCGCTGTTCGATGCGGAGCGCTTCTGCCGGCATCTTGAGCGCGGCTACGAGATGATGGTGGATCGCGCCAAGCAGAAGCTGCCACCGGATCACATCGACGTTCCGGCCCTTCCCCCGCGCGAGGGTTCCTTCGAGCGATAG